In Uranotaenia lowii strain MFRU-FL chromosome 2, ASM2978415v1, whole genome shotgun sequence, one genomic interval encodes:
- the LOC129741468 gene encoding uncharacterized protein LOC129741468 yields MNKLMDRVIGFDLEPQVFVYLDDIVIATKTFAEHLRLLKLVAERLNKGNLTISLDKSRFCRKQVSYLGYLLTEEGVAIDNSRIAPILDYARPRSVKDIRRLLGLAGFYQRFIKEYSRIVTPISDLLKKSKQKFVWTEAAEGAFNELKSALVSAPILGNPSFDHPFVIESDASDNAVGAALIQHIEGEPRVIAYFSKKLSSTQRKYAAVEKECLGVLLAIEHFRHYVEGTRFKIVTDARSLTWLFTMGVGTGNAKLLRWALKIQSYDIELEYRKGRNNILADCLSRSVEAINSVSTDEKYEELLEKICKNPADYPHFHVVDGTILKYAKVEGRIEDPRFQWKRYPKKTEHLEIIQSIHDQAHLGTEKTLAAVKEREASAESLSQFVETFIFLLFGVPEVILTDNGSQFVSSTFENLLTKYGVTHWKTPYYHPQVNDSERVNRVITTAIRASIKKEHKEWANNIQAIANAVRNSVHEATRYTPYFLLFGRNKVSNGQEYRQLRDAPGNNDGQLGKEERDQLFDDVRKNLKTAYEKHASYYNLRSNSNCATYSVGETVLKKNTEQSDKGKGFCGKLAPKFVQAIKQERVRRLIRRTMTYLSRNSEPECVDEQYLLEEKRESECGEIRTLIA; encoded by the exons ATGAACAAGCTGATGGATCGGGTCATAGGTTTTGACCTGGAGCCTCAGGTATTCGTTTACTTGGATGACATTGTCATCGCTACAAAGACATTCGCTGAACACTTGAGGTTACTGAAATTAGTAGCAGAGAGACTCAACAAGGGAAATCTAACCATATCGCTAGACAAGAGCAGATTTTGTCGAAAGCAAGTCTCGTACCTAGGATATTTGTTAACCGAAGAGGGGGTAGCTATCGATAATTCCAGGATTGCTCCTATTCTAGATTATGCTAGACCACGCAGTGTAAAAGACATTCGCAGACTATTGGGTCTTGCAGGCTTTTACCAGCGTTTTATAAAAGAGTACAGCCGGATAGTAACACCGATTTCCGATCTTCTTAAGAAAAGTAAGCAGAAGTTCGTGTGGACCGAAGCCGCGGAAGGAGCCTTTAACGAACTTAAATCAGCCTTAGTTTCAGCTCCGATTCTAGGGAATCCTAGTTTCGACCATCCGTTTGTCATCGAGTCAGACGCTTCCGACAATGCGGTCGGAGCGGCGTTGATTCAGCACATTGAAGGAGAACCTCGCGTTATTGCCTACTTCAGCAAAAAACTGAGTAGTACACAACGCAAATATGCTGCTGTTGAGAAAGAATGCCTCGGAGTGCTGCTTGCTATAGAGCACTTTCGTCATTATGTGGAAGGGACACGTTTTAAGATAGTCACGGATGCGAGAAGTTTAACTTGGCTCTTCACAATGGGGGTAGGGACGGGCAATGCCAAACTCTTGCGATGGGCCCTTAAAATCCAGTCCTACGATATAGAGCTGGAATATCGGAAAGGACGTAACAACATCCTTGCGGATTGCTTGTCCAGATCGGTGGAAGCAATTAACTCTGTATCTACAGACGAAAAGTATGAAGAACTGTTggagaaaatttgcaaaaatccgGCAGATTATCCTCACTTTCACGTAGTCGATGGAACAATTTTGAAGTATGCGAAGGTAGAAGGACGTATTGAAGACCCGAGATTCCAATGGAAGAGGTATCCGAAGAAAACAGAACACCTGGAGATCATTCAATCGATTCACGACCAAGCTCACCTGGGTACTGAAAAGACACTAGCGGCAGTGAAAGAGCG GGAAGCTTCAGCAGAATCCTTAAGCCAATTCGtagaaacattcatattcctTTTATTCGGAGTCCCAGAGGTCATTCTAACCGACAACGGATCTCAATTTGTTTCGAgcacctttgaaaaccttttgaCTAAGTACGGCGTAACTCACTGGAAGACTCCCTATTACCATCCGCAGGTGAATGATTCGGAACGAGTCAACCGAGTCATAACGACAGCTATAAGAGCCTCTATAAAGAAGGAGCATAAAGAGTGGGCGAACAACATTCAGGCGATTGCTAACGCGGTTCGAAATTCAGTGCACGAGGCCACTCGCTACACCCCCTATTTCCTACTGTTTGGGAGGAATAAAGTGTCGAATGGACAAGAATATCGGCAGCTAAGAGATGCTCCTGGTAACAACGATGGTCAACTGGGTAAGGAAGAAAGGGACCAATTGTTCGACGACGTCCGGAAGAACCTAAAAACTGCGTACGAGAAACATGCAAGTTACTACAATCTGCGTTCGAATTCTAACTGCGCAACCTACAGCGTGGGAGAAacagttcttaaaaaaaatactgagcaATCCGACAAAGGGAAGGGTTTCTGTGGGAAACTGGCCCCAAAATTTGTCCAAGCAATT AAGCAAGAGCGAGTTCGACGGTTAATCCGAAGGACGATGACCTACCTATCCAGAAACTCGGAGCCTGAGTGCGTTGATGAGCAGTACTTATTGGAAGAAAAGCGTGAGTCCGAGTGTGGGGAAATCCGGACGCTGATCGCCTAA